The proteins below are encoded in one region of Leptospira sp. WS4.C2:
- a CDS encoding serine protease → MTDVSILQVKVTVQYPQFIQPWRFKTPEIRQSTGIYIGENRIIIPAQAIYFYTSIEIKKPDALKVYTAELERMDPDLGLAILKFNDPSASKDLKAVTFPSEVFIPGTGLVMESKDQRNLEEKKIRMIRLDIDSYSSGYVELPFVEIQSEEKLDGVGELIVDATARIPQGILYQFKENNTGRVIPSFSIKHFIEGKSFPFKGFRFKPLTDTATRNHYGLRKDDFGVLVAEIYPGSSADGVLQLEDVLLEVSNSKIDPKGYFDHPKFGKLNVSYLFHNTNDSDSHFGKKIKLKVFRNKKPIILELDLKPLPESAIRIPHGNSRFQTPKYLMLAGVIFQELSEQYLTEHGNQWRNRVSKELLYLNDFYRIKRNTNEGKVVFLSQVLPLAGNKAYHTAHQMILKTVNGNQVQSLEHLESLVRESDSAYIRFMMSDGFEMIFKKEEIQTLNAEAKQSFQIPKDSNF, encoded by the coding sequence ATGACCGATGTTTCCATCTTACAAGTAAAGGTAACAGTTCAATACCCTCAGTTCATTCAACCCTGGAGGTTTAAAACTCCAGAAATTCGCCAATCAACTGGAATTTATATTGGAGAAAATAGAATTATCATCCCTGCACAAGCGATTTATTTTTATACAAGCATTGAAATCAAAAAACCAGATGCTCTCAAAGTATATACCGCAGAACTAGAACGAATGGATCCGGACTTAGGACTTGCCATTTTAAAATTCAACGATCCTTCGGCTTCAAAAGATTTAAAAGCCGTTACGTTTCCTAGTGAAGTTTTTATACCAGGAACCGGCCTTGTGATGGAAAGCAAAGACCAAAGGAATCTGGAAGAAAAAAAAATTAGAATGATCCGCCTAGATATAGATTCTTATTCCAGCGGTTACGTGGAACTTCCCTTTGTAGAAATCCAATCAGAAGAAAAATTAGATGGTGTGGGCGAACTCATCGTTGATGCTACTGCAAGAATTCCGCAAGGAATTTTATATCAATTCAAAGAGAACAATACAGGCAGAGTTATCCCTTCTTTTTCTATCAAACATTTTATAGAAGGGAAATCCTTTCCATTTAAAGGTTTTCGTTTCAAACCACTCACTGATACGGCCACCAGAAATCATTATGGATTAAGAAAAGATGATTTCGGAGTTCTTGTAGCGGAAATTTATCCAGGCTCTTCCGCTGATGGAGTTTTACAGTTAGAGGACGTACTACTCGAAGTTTCGAATTCCAAAATCGATCCCAAAGGATACTTCGACCATCCCAAATTTGGTAAACTTAATGTATCTTATTTATTTCACAATACTAATGATTCAGATTCTCACTTCGGGAAAAAAATTAAATTAAAAGTATTTAGAAACAAAAAGCCAATCATTCTTGAGTTAGATTTAAAACCGCTACCGGAATCAGCGATCCGAATTCCCCATGGAAATTCTAGATTCCAAACTCCCAAATATTTAATGTTAGCGGGTGTTATTTTCCAAGAACTTTCTGAACAATATTTAACTGAACATGGAAACCAGTGGAGAAATCGTGTGAGTAAGGAACTTCTCTATCTCAACGATTTCTATCGTATCAAACGAAATACAAACGAGGGGAAAGTTGTATTTTTATCACAAGTGTTACCACTCGCAGGAAATAAAGCCTACCATACAGCGCACCAGATGATTCTAAAAACTGTGAATGGAAACCAAGTCCAATCATTGGAACACTTAGAAAGTTTGGTCAGAGAGTCAGATTCAGCATACATCCGTTTTATGATGTCCGACGGT
- a CDS encoding trypsin-like peptidase domain-containing protein, with translation MPAINEKKAVIPNMMDSNKLMQKQKKILLSPFLFASTILFFTSLFLSPLYPEESRQSIDEIKKSVVQIRVFSQAKDPFSPWMSSGISASTGSGFLISKNRILTNAHVVSNAKFMEAQRNNQTEWFELKVLFIAHDCDLAVLEVSDPQFYEDSNYLELGNLPELASPVDIIGYPIGGSKISVSRGIVSRIEQSTYAHSQIDSHLVVQVDAAINPGNSGGPALQDGKVVGVAFQASTKGENIGYIIPTVVIQHFLKDIEDGIYHGYVELGIQTQTSFSESHRKFYGIPNPEEGVFVTKVLKAGSADGYLKPGDYLTAIDGRKIGRNGNLLESNSIDFLELIDNKFAGEEIQFDLIRDKKKINLKFPAKKMPQMERQRSRYGINYDYLMFGGLIFQTVNRDLLEAWSKNGQTQGGSLLVYRFYDATTLSDGQSEDVVLYRKLPHPINSNSDFYLNMVVEALNGENVKNLNHLKELLQSSKEKTIRIQFYGIQLPMILDKEESDHADFEIRKSYHLTGNQ, from the coding sequence ATGCCGGCAATCAATGAAAAAAAGGCGGTAATTCCGAATATGATGGATTCAAACAAACTCATGCAAAAACAAAAAAAAATTCTCCTCTCCCCATTTCTCTTTGCGAGTACTATTTTATTTTTTACAAGTTTATTCCTAAGCCCACTTTACCCCGAGGAATCCAGACAATCTATTGACGAAATTAAGAAATCTGTAGTCCAAATCCGAGTGTTTTCGCAAGCCAAAGACCCATTCTCTCCCTGGATGTCTTCTGGAATTTCTGCTTCCACTGGCTCCGGGTTTTTGATCTCCAAAAATCGTATCCTCACCAATGCTCATGTTGTATCCAATGCAAAATTTATGGAGGCACAAAGGAACAACCAAACCGAATGGTTTGAACTGAAAGTATTGTTTATTGCGCATGATTGTGATTTGGCAGTTTTAGAGGTTTCAGATCCACAGTTTTATGAAGACAGCAACTACTTAGAATTAGGTAATTTGCCTGAACTTGCAAGCCCTGTAGATATCATAGGATATCCCATTGGTGGAAGCAAAATATCCGTTAGTCGAGGAATCGTATCCCGAATCGAACAGTCAACTTATGCCCATAGCCAAATTGATAGTCATCTGGTGGTTCAAGTGGATGCTGCAATCAATCCAGGAAACTCAGGTGGACCCGCATTACAAGATGGGAAAGTAGTCGGTGTAGCCTTCCAAGCATCCACTAAGGGAGAGAACATCGGTTATATCATTCCTACAGTTGTCATCCAACATTTTCTAAAAGATATAGAGGATGGAATCTATCATGGATATGTCGAGTTGGGGATCCAAACCCAAACATCTTTTTCAGAATCGCATAGAAAATTTTATGGGATCCCCAACCCAGAAGAAGGAGTGTTTGTTACAAAAGTTCTCAAAGCAGGCTCTGCCGATGGTTATTTAAAACCAGGTGACTACTTAACGGCAATTGATGGACGTAAAATTGGTAGGAATGGAAATTTACTCGAATCTAATTCTATTGATTTTTTGGAGCTTATAGACAATAAGTTTGCGGGAGAAGAGATTCAATTTGATCTCATTCGAGATAAGAAAAAAATAAATCTAAAATTCCCTGCTAAAAAAATGCCTCAGATGGAAAGACAAAGATCAAGATATGGAATCAATTACGACTACCTTATGTTTGGCGGTCTAATATTTCAAACTGTCAACAGAGACTTACTCGAAGCATGGAGTAAAAATGGGCAAACACAAGGAGGGAGTTTGCTTGTTTACCGGTTTTATGATGCCACGACACTTTCGGATGGGCAGTCTGAAGATGTAGTCTTGTATCGTAAGTTACCCCACCCTATCAATTCAAATTCCGATTTTTATTTGAATATGGTGGTGGAAGCTTTGAACGGCGAAAATGTAAAAAACTTAAACCACTTAAAAGAGCTTTTGCAATCTTCCAAAGAAAAAACCATACGCATCCAATTTTATGGGATCCAATTGCCTATGATTTTGGATAAAGAAGAATCAGACCACGCAGACTTTGAAATCAGAAAATCTTACCACCTAACAGGAAATCAGTAA
- a CDS encoding ATP-binding protein: MKTSFSILAAFFCIGDLTILTNSLFLENKILNQPHTISTYLVFLSFILLYFGLQFPTFFRNFPRLVVICSFVLGMGIMLLLVDLGLLNEVYPQASLILLKYYYNTYYVLAFFAFAYLIIAKLRYNFPAIQRFMEYIYWVTLFTCVVFVSLCFLPDAIPLTTQYFLHFFLFVNLLFLSCFIVFLFHYSFTEEYLTHPFSFLFERSTQIFEDQIPATRSNSRLIKEKLWNLYDKRNWRQVMDSFWFQILVDETLDNALEHGGKREDDIITVHVFESRKYIDVYVIDSGKGFNPRLVPSPIESDRKLVTGGRGIHILKKLFVVRWNFLGNEVSIRVDKTKSNDWKSVT, from the coding sequence ATGAAAACAAGTTTTTCTATCCTCGCGGCTTTTTTCTGTATCGGAGATTTGACAATTCTTACCAATAGTTTGTTCTTAGAAAACAAGATCCTTAACCAACCGCATACTATCTCCACATATTTAGTTTTTTTATCATTTATTCTATTATACTTTGGATTACAGTTCCCAACTTTCTTTCGAAATTTCCCAAGGCTTGTTGTCATATGTTCGTTTGTATTGGGAATGGGTATCATGTTGCTGCTTGTAGATTTGGGGCTTTTGAATGAAGTCTATCCACAAGCAAGTTTGATTTTATTGAAATATTACTATAATACCTATTATGTGTTAGCATTTTTCGCTTTTGCTTATCTTATCATTGCTAAACTCAGATACAACTTCCCTGCTATCCAAAGGTTTATGGAATATATTTATTGGGTTACCTTGTTCACTTGTGTAGTTTTCGTTTCTTTATGTTTTTTGCCTGATGCAATACCATTAACGACTCAATATTTTTTACATTTTTTTTTATTTGTGAATTTGTTATTCCTCTCTTGTTTCATTGTATTTCTATTTCATTATTCCTTCACCGAAGAGTATTTAACTCACCCTTTTTCCTTTCTTTTCGAAAGGTCTACCCAGATTTTTGAAGACCAAATCCCTGCTACTAGATCTAACTCCAGGCTAATCAAAGAAAAACTCTGGAATCTTTATGATAAACGAAATTGGCGTCAAGTGATGGATAGTTTTTGGTTCCAGATTTTGGTAGACGAAACTTTGGACAACGCCTTGGAACATGGTGGCAAAAGAGAAGACGATATCATCACCGTACACGTATTTGAATCAAGAAAGTACATTGATGTTTATGTGATTGATAGTGGAAAAGGTTTTAATCCGAGACTCGTTCCAAGCCCAATTGAATCGGATCGAAAATTAGTTACCGGAGGACGCGGAATTCATATTTTGAAAAAACTATTTGTCGTTCGTTGGAATTTTCTCGGAAACGAGGTGAGTATTCGCGTGGATAAAACAAAGAGTAATGACTGGAAATCCGTAACCTAA
- a CDS encoding adenine phosphoribosyltransferase, translated as MSIVKSKIRTIPDYPKPGILFRDITSLLIDPEGFQLTIGMFVERYQNAKLNKIAAIDARGFIPGAALAFQLGVGFVPIRKKGKLPGETISESYALEYGVDHVEIHTDAISPGERVLIMDDLIATGGTLEASIKLVQSLKGVVHECSTIINLPDLGGAKRIKDTYGIDVFSICEFEGH; from the coding sequence ATGTCCATTGTTAAATCAAAGATTCGTACCATTCCCGATTACCCAAAACCAGGGATTCTTTTTCGCGATATTACATCCCTTCTCATTGATCCCGAGGGATTCCAACTGACAATTGGAATGTTTGTAGAACGATACCAAAATGCTAAATTGAATAAAATTGCTGCCATTGACGCAAGAGGGTTTATCCCTGGTGCTGCTTTGGCATTCCAGTTGGGTGTGGGATTTGTTCCTATCCGTAAAAAAGGAAAATTACCAGGAGAAACTATTTCTGAATCTTATGCGTTGGAATACGGTGTGGATCATGTGGAAATCCATACAGATGCAATCAGCCCCGGCGAAAGAGTTTTGATTATGGACGATTTGATTGCCACTGGGGGAACTCTGGAAGCGTCAATCAAATTGGTACAAAGTCTAAAAGGTGTGGTTCATGAATGTTCCACAATCATCAACTTACCAGATTTAGGTGGAGCAAAACGAATCAAAGATACTTACGGAATCGATGTATTCTCTATTTGTGAATTTGAAGGGCATTAA